One Coregonus clupeaformis isolate EN_2021a chromosome 36, ASM2061545v1, whole genome shotgun sequence genomic window, AACCCCCTTGAGGTGTGCCCTGTTCCGAAGAGACACACAACAGTGCAAACTAGCAACACACGATCCTTCTGATCAGCAGAAGCACAAAAAATCAAAACAAGCCCGTCTCTCTtgatcctcacagccttcactctacccagcactctctccaccagttttgATATCTCAAATGGATTCCTCAAGATTGGTACTTCGATCAGCTGCTCCTCATTAACAAACCGTACTCCTACAAGATATGAAGGGACATTCTCATCACTGCATCCTACTTTGTTCTGTTTTCCCTTCTTTTGAACTATAATccaattctccttgattctaccACCATTAGAATCAGAATCCACTTCGTCCGCTTCCGCCATCGTTCCTCCTCACTCCTTAGACTACTCTTCAGACGAGGCATTTTTTTTCCGAGAGAAATTGTCCGCCATGATTTGTGTTTTGGTAAGGGCTCTAGAGTGACGTCACGCACTCAAGAAGGCTCAACCAATCAGGTTCTACGTCACATACTGTACGCGCCAGGAACAGGAAGTGATGGACTGTTATGTAGTGTGAGCGTTTGGAAGGTGCTTCTTCAAACTTCCCTATTTCACAAACATGTCTGACTTACAGGTGGCTGCGTTATTGATAGCGTTGCTATATTATGGCAATGCTCAAACGTCTACTGTCTCTgtgaacaccaccatcctgggtTCAGAGCTGAGCGCAGACGGCTTGAAGCAACTCGCTGCGGCAGTGGCGCCCCAGTCGCCCGTGTTTCACCCCAGCCGCGGTTCCTACTTTTCTCTCAATCTGTTGTCGGCGTTTCCAGAAGATCTGGAGGTCAGCGATTACTGCGTCGAGCTGCTGACTATCTTTGGGCAGCGATATTCAACGTATGTGAATTGTTTGGTTTCCGCCGCGCGTCCTGTCAAAGTGTGCCAAAATTGTTATGGCACCTACGGCAACCTTATGGAAATCTACACAAACATATCATCAGACCAGGTAGGCTAAGTAGCATTTGTGTTTTCTCAGTGGACTTTGAgtttatcatatatatatatatatatatatatattatattatgcgTCTCCATGTTTTTGCCCTGTGCTGCGGGTTAATTCATATACAATCTATGGGTTAATACGTGCGCAATTGTCTAGGCGCTGCTAGTGCGCCTCTGGCTGCAGCACAACATGTATAGTGGTGGGGTGTGTACTGTGTAGTAGGGGAAATAGGAGATCACAAGACTAACTATCCTAGTCACATGCCTAGTGACTAGGAGAACAACAGCTATGCCCGACTGTTGCCATAATGGGGGTTAAATAGGTATCCTATAGCCTAATGGCAATGTTTTGCCACTTACTTCAATTTCTCAGTACTGTAAGCTGTATCCACTGAATCCTCAATATAAGATATATTCTAACCAGTAAGCCTAAACAATAGGGATGGTAAACACCCTCAGTGAGACTGCTTGTGTGTCTGTTTCCAGATGGGCCCAGGGAATGTGAGCTGCAGAGACAGCCTCCTGCGTTCTGATAGGCTGATGTTGGTGTTCCTGCTCTACAACAACCTGGAGGACATCTGGACTAGTTCAGAATGTAACAGTAGGTGGACTGCCTTCTATTATAAACACATTcagctatttatttatttctgatATGTACTCCTGTATACActtagtataccaaacattaggaacacattcctaatattgagttgcatctcCCCCACCCccattgccctcagaacagtgtcaattcattggggcatggactctacaaggtgtcaaaagcatttcacagggatgctggcctatgttgactccaatgcttcccacagttgtcaactTGGCTGGATggactttgggtggtggaccattcttgatacacatgggaaactgttgagtgtggaaaaaaccccagcagcgttgcagttcttgacaaaccggcacctactaccataccccgttcaaacacacttaaatatttgttttcttcttgcccattcaccgtctgaatggcacacatacacaatccatgtctcgatTGTCTTGaggcttaaaatccttctttaacctgtctcctccacttcatctacactgattgaagttgattcaataagtgacattaataaggaatcataactttcacctggtcagtctgtcatggaaagagcaggtgttcttaatgttatgtatactcagtgtatattattacCTTTTCTATGTCTCAATAAGtccctttcttcctctccttgcctcctttcCTTTGTGATCGATGCTCTGAATAGAATTGATATGTGTGTGCCAGGAGGCAGAGTATACCATTTGATCTTTAACCCTGCCATGGTACATCATTTCTGAATTATATCTGACTTCCTGTTTCTAAGGTTGTGTAAGCCCGGGACTCCACAGCCTGACCAATGACACCCTTTACTTCATGGCCACTCTCAACCAGTCCCTCAGCTGCTTTGAGAAGTTCCAACAGGTGGGTCCCAGTTGTaggtcaaagagagagagattgtttagCTAGTGTGTACCAAAACCCATCTAAAACCActagggagggagagtggagtaTAGAGTTAAGTTTTTATTAGATATGAAGTTTATAAATAACCAAAATGGTTTCCACCTGTTTGTGTGATTTAGCAGGGGAACCACTCAGCGCTATGTAAGGAGTGCAAGGCCACATACAGAGGACTGAATGAGCTGTACAGCCGCATGGAGAAGAATCGCACACTCTGCATCGACATCGAGGACTCAGTATGTATTTCACAGCCACAGCCAAAGAAAAACAAGGAAATgcctctcctgaggggaaatgtAATTTCTACCTCGGCACCAATCAAATGCAAGCGTTGAATGCTAGTGCTCCCATTCAAATGCAAAATCTAATACTGAAGTACTACAGACTTGCAATAGTCAAGTCAACGAGACGAGATTTGGAAGGATGGCCATATGAGACTACATTCATGTATAATGTACACAATAGATATGGAATGTACTCTCAAGACTGTCAAAGTTTTTTTGTGCTATATATAGTAGAGCTCTGTTTGTGCGCTAATGCCAAGAAGACTGCAGAATACATTTGGAGAATGTAAAGTTTAGCAAGCTTCCCCACTAATAGATATGTGGAAGATGTAAAACAGCACCCCCTTGGGGGCTcttaggctgcgtttagacaatCAGACAAATTCAGATTTTTTTTGCCTCTA contains:
- the LOC121552440 gene encoding osteopetrosis-associated transmembrane protein 1 isoform X1; this encodes MSDLQVAALLIALLYYGNAQTSTVSVNTTILGSELSADGLKQLAAAVAPQSPVFHPSRGSYFSLNLLSAFPEDLEVSDYCVELLTIFGQRYSTYVNCLVSAARPVKVCQNCYGTYGNLMEIYTNISSDQMGPGNVSCRDSLLRSDRLMLVFLLYNNLEDIWTSSECNSCVSPGLHSLTNDTLYFMATLNQSLSCFEKFQQQGNHSALCKECKATYRGLNELYSRMEKNRTLCIDIEDSMNITRRLWSKNFNCSFPRAENVPVITVSSFMLFLPIIFYLSSFLHSEQKKRKLIHPKRAKSNTSLVNIQDRLS
- the LOC121552440 gene encoding osteopetrosis-associated transmembrane protein 1 isoform X2; protein product: MSDLQVAALLIALLYYGNAQTSTVSVNTTILGSELSADGLKQLAAAVAPQSPVFHPSRGSYFSLNLLSAFPEDLEVSDYCVELLTIFGQRYSTYVNCLVSAARPVKVCQNCYGTYGNLMEIYTNISSDQMGPGNVSCRDSLLRSDRLMLVFLLYNNLEDIWTSSECNSCVSPGLHSLTNDTLYFMATLNQSLSCFEKFQQGNHSALCKECKATYRGLNELYSRMEKNRTLCIDIEDSMNITRRLWSKNFNCSFPRAENVPVITVSSFMLFLPIIFYLSSFLHSEQKKRKLIHPKRAKSNTSLVNIQDRLS